The region TGGTTGCGAGAGAAGGATTCGAACCCTCACAAGCAGAGTCAGAGTCTACCCTCCGCTTCACAAAAACCCTTGTTTTTCTAAGGAAGAAAGCACTTTAAAAATCGCACTGACATTAATACTTACATAAATACAGACTACTATTCTTCCTGTCTATGTACGTGATAACCTCAAGCTCATCCATACTAACACAATAGATTCTATAAAACAACCCTTAACAATCAACAAAACACAACCAAATAATATGGAAAAATTTAGCGCAATATGGTATATTGTAGCCAAAGCTAGAATAAGGAGGGCAACGTTCATGATCTGCCAAAAGTGCGGCAAAGAATTCAAGGGAACCATCACTGTTATCTGCCCTCAATGTATTCGTGAGCAGGAACAGGAAGCTATGGGAATTTCTAAAACACAGGCAAGTACATACGGCGAATGCAGACTTTGCGGCAAGGTCTCAAATGAGCTCCTTAACGGTGTCTGCCAAAACTGTATCACGACATATCACCTTACCAATCAGGGAAAAGAAGACGATGCTCTCGCAAGGCAGCTTGCCGCAGAAGAAAGGTGGAAAAAAAAGAGGTTTCGCATCTATCTGATGCTTATCTGCATCAATTCACTGGTTCTCGCAATTTTTCGATTTGGATTATCCGCAGCCGGATTGTGCGCCGTCGCCGACATTCTTATTGTCAGAGCGTTGAAAAATAAAAACTCATGACATGCTACATTAGATCAACGTTAATGCCAATCTGATGAAAGAGGCAATTAAAAATGGAAAAGGGAGTGGTTCTTTTCGTGAAAGATAAACTGGTTGGCGCTCTTGGCGGCCTGGGTCTTGTGCTCTGGTATCTGATTGGCCTCGTGTTGCTGTGCATACCGCTGTATTTTCTCAATCTGCCTTTCTGGGCGGATGCTTTGATCATCCTTGCCATCCTCTATCTACGCGGCATCGGTGACGTCTTAACATTCGTGGTTTGGATATGGGCTTTCTTATCTGTCCTTAAAATGCCGCTTAACAGGGTGTCCATTGTCTTTTATGTGACATTCGCCATTTTCTGCTTTACGTCGATATTGCCCGTAATTGTCAATTTGGTGATTTCCATAGTGCAAGCTTTCAAAGAGTGCTATATGAAAAGAAAGAGCTGATCCCATTCCACAAAAAGGCGGGGGCCACAAAGCCCCCGCCTTTCCCATTACCACACCTTTTTACTCACTCCAAACAGCTCATAGAGTACACGCCTGCGCTCCTGCGACATCGCTGGCAGTGCCTTGTCGATGGCCTCTTTCTTTGCCCGGCTTGCCGAATACTGTGTACCATCCCCTTTCACATTTTTCTGCGCCTCATAGGCCGTGACAAACTGCCCCGCCGTGATACCAACGTTCATTGCCGTATCCGCGTTTCTGCGCATACTGTCAGACAGATAGGATAATTCAGGCACATAGGAGTCGACATATTCGCGGTATACCTGCTCCGCCTCCTCTTTTGTCCCCTTTGCAATGGCAATGATCTCACGCCTGATATCGTCGATTTTCTTTTTCCTCTCAGCGTTGTCCGGCATACTCCCGAGCAGCTCTTTCTCCTGTTTACGCAACTCCGTGATCCGGCTGGCAGCCTTTGTATAAACAGACAGCTTTTTCTCCTCCGGCGTCACATAGCCACCCGGTATGCCCTCGACAAAATTCTTCGTCTTCGCCTCAGTCCGAAGCTCATCCATTTCTCTGTAAAACCGGCTTGTCACACCGCTTTGATACAACGGATCTGCAACGAACTGTTTTTCAATCGGCGAGACCAGAACCTTTTTGAGAACGCCGCCCAATCCGCTCTGTTGTCCCGTCGTGGCCGGTAGAAGCGTGTCGCCGATCACTCCGGTATAACTCTTAATCAGATAATCAATCTGCTTGGGAGACAGGTTGAACCAGTCCCCCAGCGCCTTGGCAATTTCCGATGTTGTGCTGTCGTACTGGTATCGAGGCTCCAAATCCTGCATACTCTCTGGCACGATGACGCGTCCCGCAAAGTCTTTGTTGTCCCCACCCGGCATAACGGAGAGCAGCGGTTCAAACGCATTGTCCGTCAGCGGATTCGGCGGCAAAATATTTGTTTTCACGCTGTCCGTCCAACCCTCGAATGCGCTCTCAAAGTCCTCTCCCTGTGCGAAACGGGCCGCCCTCTGAAAGAGCGCCACAAGAAGTATCCCATACTCCCGTGACTTCGGAATCTTGATAAAGCTCTTCGGGTATCCGTCCTCATCCCGGTCAAATGCGTTTGGAATCAGGTAGTACAAATCCTTTGTCCGATTGTCCAAATCCTCATAATAGGGGTTGTCATCGTTTCCCGCAGCGCCGAGCAGTGCCGGAATGATATACTGAGACAAAGCCAGAGCGGCAACCCCGGTTCCTGCCGCCTTTGCCAGCGTCGACGTCGGTCGGTTTTTCAGTTGCCTTGCCATTTTGTCAAGCCCCTGCACACCAGCGTTGAAATACAGCACCCAGGAATCAATGGCCTTTCCCATTGGCCCCGACCGCGAAAAGTTGGTTGTCACATCAGCCGCCGCAGATATAGCGCGCTTTCTTCCATCCGGTGTGTCGCCGAATTTGTCGATCGCGTTGAGGTATTCAGCGAACCTTGTGACGGTCTCCGAACCCTCGTTGAGCGCTGCCATGCCGTCCCAGACTTTCTTTGCCGACCGTTTGACAATCCCGCCCGGATCACTGCTCTTTACGTACCCCTTTTCCGCATTGAAAAATCCAGAACCTCTTCCGCCGAGCGCCTGAAAGGTCTGCCATTCCGGCGAGTTGTCCATCATTTTTTTTGCCGCTCTCAAGATGTTTTCAGAAAATTTCCCCGGGTTGTTGGCGATGGAATGAGCATATCCCGTCTGCGCATCTTTTATAGAATTGCGTAGCGCGAAAAATGGGTTGTGGCCCGTAATAAGTGATTTCATCGGGGTTGTAACAGTTCTGCCAACCCTTGTGCCCGTACCGTATTTCCGGTTGAACAGATCATTTACCGCATCATAGGTTTGTTTTGTCACATTGATGGTGATCGGCTCCCCGTTCTCAAACGCCGTGAGTTGATATGTGCCGTTTTTCAGTGCTCTCACTGTGTCCGCAAGCTCCAGCTCCCCGGTCTCGAGCAGTGCGTTCACACTCAAATCTGACGGTGTTCCCACGATCCGGCCGTACTTGCTTCCACTTGGACTGTTCTTTACAAATTGCGCGAGTTCAAGCAAAAGCGCATTCTTTCGTGCCGCACGCACGATCTGGTTGAGCCTCTTCGCAAATGCGTCCCTCATGTCCATGATCGGCGACGTGTCCCCGGTCGCCGTCTTTATAACAGAGGCTACGCGGGTGTTGAAATCGTCGTCTGCATATACGCCTGTGCTCTGGCTGAGATGATCCTGTTTTCCCTCCCGGTAAGTTGGAATATAGTTCGGGTAAAGCTCTTTGAGATAGGTGTAAATGTCCTGTGCAACAAGACCGCTGCCTACAGCCCACTCCTGCATGAACTGATCCCAATACTGGTTGATCTGATCCCGATACTGTGAAAAATTCGGGTGCTCTGCCTCAAGACGCGCTGCCTCTATGGCGCTCTCCTGCCCCGTTACAGCAAGAACCGGTTTGCCCCGCGCATCCCTGTTGATGTTATTCAGGTGCTCCATATACTGCTGAAATGCTGCGCGCTCCCCGTCTGGAATCTGAGAGAATACCTCATCAAAAGATGGTCCTATGATATTTCCGTCAATATCAGAAAGCCCCTTTTGCAGCAGAAAATCAACCGTCTGACCGGCCTGCCGCACCAGCTGTACATAGTCTTCCATTGTCGCCGCCCCGGCATTTGTGCGGCGCTGATCTTTCGACGCGCGTTCAAGCTCGGCCTGCCCGCTGACAAGCTGAGAATAGAGGTATCGTCCAGCAGGCCTGACCTTATTTCTGTAAAGCTGTGCCGCCCGCTGCCATATGCTCTTTTTTTCTTGCGGCAGATTCTCTGTTGCTCCCTGCGTCTGTGCCTGTAATACCTCTACATCTCCCTCGTCTCGAACTGAATCCTGTGATCTCCCGGACAGGGCTTGCTGTGTTTCGGCCTGCCCACCAATACTTCTGCCGTTTCCCTGACCTCCCTGCTGCGAAAGCAAGCTGTCCCGATAGGCCGCCGCTTCATCGTAGTCGGTGAAAGTGGGCAGTGACTTGAGCTGCTCCCTTGTGTAGCCGGGATAAGAACCGGCTCTTCGTGCCACCTCCGCCGGGCTGTCGCCATTGTGAACGAAGAATACCACGTCCGGCGTTCCCCACTCCGCTTTCCAGTTCTCCGCGTAAGCCGGGTTAAAATCCATACGAGCTACCGGGACAAAGCCGAGCTGCATGTATTTGTCGGCAAGGTTGTTTAAGTTATCCGCCACATAGCAGTCGAGCTTGTTGCCCCCGTTTGCTATGGCAGTGATTAACAGGTCTCTGACTGCTTTCGGTGTATGGTTTTTCCTGTTTTTAAACACGCCGGTGATGTTCCCGTCCGGCTCCACTGCGACGCCCGCTGTCCTGTCCTGCGAGAGCATTGTTTTTGTCCCGCTCTCGTCGAGCTGCTGCGCCGTGTGCCCGTCCACAAAGCCGCCGTATATATTACTGCGTCTCGCCTCATCCAGCGCCAATGAAAAAGAGGCGTTGTCGCCGGTGCTGTCCTCCAGCCCCAGATCGGCAAAGCCTCTTTCATTCATGATCTGTCTTGTCTCAGGGTCGATCAGCTCCACTCGATGAGAAAGTCCAGCGTCTCTTCGTCCGGCACCCCACCCGCTCGACATTTCCGGATATGCGGCCCGTCTACCGGATCGCTGAGATATTCCTGATTGAGAATTTCCGTTGCTGTCCTGTTGTCGTTCCTGAGCCACTCCATATACCCCGCCGACTCGTTCGTCAGCGTATCCCGGTACGGCCGTGTGCTCGGTCGCCAG is a window of Feifania hominis DNA encoding:
- a CDS encoding LPD38 domain-containing protein, with amino-acid sequence MFDPNKVKKAIAQYDSKNTIGVGQTFDRSKVRSAIENYDYRQQASQEKQTRAGFFAQPVGLNRPALPTYEAAKTMEAAQRRLGADNTQQKTPVITTTGSPTLDGFSSKPKQREQTPDLSALFDQTRGEQRSSEEINFELENVKQYSGPVLEQIMLRGAPGMAQDRASADEIMKLAAQYSQYQPRLKALNKELDEAQQREHQQLLDAGYRDANLGDLTGLSAERGYYNARYGQEMFNRMMGLPDEADKYREILESDRYKYISNGWGQEAISGAASLIGQQARQITDPETLALVTSGIGVAALSGQAPGLNVLPEEVITVPAAVAAAIQAGSTKQNFEIEAGLAYDEMVQNGISHETAKKIALGVGTVNSALEFVQTDQLLKSFRTLARNSATKSTAQKIGEELLRRGVDIAGETAQEVAQEGSTIAGAQLASKLETGKWAYDKDEVRDRLADTAASSALSFGGLNVVSAGRNLFTGRRTATAQNALEQSGGLDYNNNNGGLRNGAGETGLATEHTAVPGYADERVGGVYGVAQERQQDSNGNSQSGISQRSGRRAAYPEMSSGWGAGRRDAGLSHRVELIDPETRQIMNERGFADLGLEDSTGDNASFSLALDEARRSNIYGGFVDGHTAQQLDESGTKTMLSQDRTAGVAVEPDGNITGVFKNRKNHTPKAVRDLLITAIANGGNKLDCYVADNLNNLADKYMQLGFVPVARMDFNPAYAENWKAEWGTPDVVFFVHNGDSPAEVARRAGSYPGYTREQLKSLPTFTDYDEAAAYRDSLLSQQGGQGNGRSIGGQAETQQALSGRSQDSVRDEGDVEVLQAQTQGATENLPQEKKSIWQRAAQLYRNKVRPAGRYLYSQLVSGQAELERASKDQRRTNAGAATMEDYVQLVRQAGQTVDFLLQKGLSDIDGNIIGPSFDEVFSQIPDGERAAFQQYMEHLNNINRDARGKPVLAVTGQESAIEAARLEAEHPNFSQYRDQINQYWDQFMQEWAVGSGLVAQDIYTYLKELYPNYIPTYREGKQDHLSQSTGVYADDDFNTRVASVIKTATGDTSPIMDMRDAFAKRLNQIVRAARKNALLLELAQFVKNSPSGSKYGRIVGTPSDLSVNALLETGELELADTVRALKNGTYQLTAFENGEPITINVTKQTYDAVNDLFNRKYGTGTRVGRTVTTPMKSLITGHNPFFALRNSIKDAQTGYAHSIANNPGKFSENILRAAKKMMDNSPEWQTFQALGGRGSGFFNAEKGYVKSSDPGGIVKRSAKKVWDGMAALNEGSETVTRFAEYLNAIDKFGDTPDGRKRAISAAADVTTNFSRSGPMGKAIDSWVLYFNAGVQGLDKMARQLKNRPTSTLAKAAGTGVAALALSQYIIPALLGAAGNDDNPYYEDLDNRTKDLYYLIPNAFDRDEDGYPKSFIKIPKSREYGILLVALFQRAARFAQGEDFESAFEGWTDSVKTNILPPNPLTDNAFEPLLSVMPGGDNKDFAGRVIVPESMQDLEPRYQYDSTTSEIAKALGDWFNLSPKQIDYLIKSYTGVIGDTLLPATTGQQSGLGGVLKKVLVSPIEKQFVADPLYQSGVTSRFYREMDELRTEAKTKNFVEGIPGGYVTPEEKKLSVYTKAASRITELRKQEKELLGSMPDNAERKKKIDDIRREIIAIAKGTKEEAEQVYREYVDSYVPELSYLSDSMRRNADTAMNVGITAGQFVTAYEAQKNVKGDGTQYSASRAKKEAIDKALPAMSQERRRVLYELFGVSKKVW